One region of Zingiber officinale cultivar Zhangliang chromosome 7B, Zo_v1.1, whole genome shotgun sequence genomic DNA includes:
- the LOC122003637 gene encoding thaumatin-like protein 1 — protein MATSMAAVLGFVFFLLPLSANAATFEIVNRCSTTVWAAWATITPQAGGGRQLNQGESWTININAGATGGRIWPRTGCSFDGNGRGSCQTGDCGGVLQCGGYGRAPNTLAEFALNQFNNLDFIDISNIDGYTVGLDFSPTTGGCRGIRCANDSIVGECPAELRTTGGCNGPCTVFGTPDYCCTNGPGTCGPTPYSRFFKDRCPDAYSYPQDDPTSTFTCPGGTNYRVTFCP, from the coding sequence ATGGCTACATCAATGGCTGCGGTGCTCGGTTTCGTATTCTTCCTGTTGCCGCTCTCTGCCAATGCAGCCACCTTCGAGATCGTCAACAGGTGCTCCACCACCGTCTGGGCCGCCTGGGCCACCATTACCCCCCAGGCCGGCGGCGGCAGGCAGCTCAACCAGGGCGAGTCCTGGACCATCAACATAAATGCCGGGGCCACCGGCGGCCGCATCTGGCCGCGTACTGGCTGCTCCTTCGATGGCAACGGCCGCGGAAGCTGCCAGACCGGCGACTGCGGTGGGGTGCTGCAGTGCGGGGGCTACGGCAGGGCGCCCAACACCCTCGCCGAGTTCGCGCTCAACCAGTTCAACAACCTCGACTTCATCGACATTTCCAACATCGACGGCTATACCGTGGGGCTGGACTTCAGCCCCACCACCGGCGGCTGCCGGGGGATCCGATGCGCCAACGACAGTATCGTGGGGGAGTGCCCGGCGGAGCTGAGGACGACGGGCGGCTGCAACGGGCCCTGCACGGTGTTCGGGACGCCGGACTACTGCTGCACCAACGGGCCGGGCACCTGCGGTCCCACGCCGTACTCGAGGTTCTTCAAGGATCGCTGCCCGGATGCCTATAGCTACCCGCAGGACGACCCGACCAGCACTTTCACCTGCCCTGGGGGCACGAACTACAGAGTTACCTTCTGCCCTTAA